The region TAAACATAACTTCAGCAGGTGTGGGATCAAATACGGCTGCTGATTTCTATCAACGTGCAACTTTGGACTTCGATGGAGTCTTCAGACATTATGTTTACCACAAGGGCAGCAATGGCAGCTGGGCACAGGGATGGACCTCACAAGGTCATGTTCCAGATGATATATGCCGGGCAATTACTAATGATGTCGGAAGTGGAGCTTGCGGTTTCAATAGCTACTGTCAATTGGATGGGGATCAAAGAGCAGTGTGCCAGTGCCCATCCAAATACTCCTTTATAGACAGCAACAATGAGTACAGAGGTTGCATGCCGGACTTTGTGGCGCAGAGGTGTGATGTTGATGACTCTGCACGGTTTCAGCTCGTGGAGATGGTGAACACTGACTGGCCATTATCAGACTATGAGCATTACACTCCGATTGTTGAAGACCAGTGCAGAGACTATTGTTTAAGTGATTGCTTCTGTGCAGTGGCAATCTTCAGAAATGGAGAATGTTGGAAGAAGAAACTGCCTCTCTCCAATGGAAAGATCGGCGGGTATGTTGGAGGAAAggctctcatcaaagtaacaaaggATAATGCTTCTTCTTACGAGCCCGGGACAATCACAACCATTGTAGTCAAGAAGAATGACCGAAAAGGTCTGATAATTGCTGGCTCTTCGCTCCTCGGAGGTTCAGTATTCATTAACATTCTGTTCGTGGTGGCCATATTGTTTATGATCTTCTGCTATCCTTGTAAACGAAAGCGCCCTCATCATCAAGATGTCTCCAATGTTTCGGAGCACGGTCTTCGTTGTTTTACTTACCAAGAGCTCCGAGAGGCCACAAATGGCTTTAGTGAGGAACTGGGCAGTGGAGCATTCAGCACGGTTTACAAGGGGGCTTTCTTGAAAGGGAAGGACAGTATTTGCATTGCGGTCAAGAAGTTAAACAAGGTGTGCCAAGATGTTAATAAAGAATTCTTGGCAGAAGTCAGATCAATTGGACAGACGCACCACAAGAATCTGGTCAGGTTGTTGGGATACTGCAATGAAGAGGAGAACAGGCTTCTAGTCTACCAGTTTCTGAGCAATGGTTCATTGACGAG is a window of Dioscorea cayenensis subsp. rotundata cultivar TDr96_F1 chromosome 5, TDr96_F1_v2_PseudoChromosome.rev07_lg8_w22 25.fasta, whole genome shotgun sequence DNA encoding:
- the LOC120261587 gene encoding G-type lectin S-receptor-like serine/threonine-protein kinase LECRK3 is translated as MLDTGNLVLVDANSSDLIWQSFNFPTDTILPTQVLSLINAFINTQLQSKLTSTNYSSGRFIFSLKGGDVSLRQLASPINANQSYDSYWSTSTSGSGSKLIFDPLGIVYLELINNTRINITSAGVGSNTAADFYQRATLDFDGVFRHYVYHKGSNGSWAQGWTSQGHVPDDICRAITNDVGSGACGFNSYCQLDGDQRAVCQCPSKYSFIDSNNEYRGCMPDFVAQRCDVDDSARFQLVEMVNTDWPLSDYEHYTPIVEDQCRDYCLSDCFCAVAIFRNGECWKKKLPLSNGKIGGYVGGKALIKVTKDNASSYEPGTITTIVVKKNDRKGLIIAGSSLLGGSVFINILFVVAILFMIFCYPCKRKRPHHQDVSNVSEHGLRCFTYQELREATNGFSEELGSGAFSTVYKGAFLKGKDSICIAVKKLNKVCQDVNKEFLAEVRSIGQTHHKNLVRLLGYCNEEENRLLVYQFLSNGSLTSFLFGEMKLEWNRRVNIILGVARGLLYLHEECITPIIHCDIKSQNILLDDNLVAKISDFGMAKLLGANQTRTNTGIRGTRGFVAPEWFKSMPITVKVDVYSFGVMLLETICCRKHLEESENEEAVVLVYWAYDCYREGRLDILVGSEREALLDMRRVERFVMVAIWCIQEDPSLRPTMPKVVLMLEGSVSVPVPPDPSSLHELNPRRKISP